A single window of Gehongia tenuis DNA harbors:
- a CDS encoding RNA dependent RNA polymerase: MFAPPLYTVRKFPLSLLADHHLHLNLEPAEEQKYYIQQQDNLLFRQIRLITGDERTFNCYFLFVDCRGWMSREPFLDQLILSGFTAGKQHFVVSERSGSMTRNAILSFVDETIADALNERITMGAQPGRTVLSKLYAYRGLMLSSCHSLPGFLPKVVVVPDCHRTISKQVVKYAADEMVTFRDREGCEQRQKQKKIKTAVKSIDINAFDGCGIHHPALSRLIGERLGSLSPPTSILWRAPYIKGVTHEMDYEKFYRERGVDHITDLWGVKHDFKEPMLILTESMYKGKAYFSRHGDARDWDDYWREFYQYNHCLGVAKWNFTAEEEPVYTRSSYQILQDLRLPFERFAQLAKDSVDWVEQILSGDPVHTFCFLGLTLDQRKSLNDYTRAILKNPAMLREPTVHKYLVGLLRKYRDEMKCGKLFLKSSFKFLAPDLVMLMEHIGGLPLRGCLPADRFYAANLPPGEYLVERNPHICRSEHVILRASEDPAAEKYFGHLANVCMVSSHSIVPQRLNGADFDGDLVLVADSPIMLEGVDRKAIAVLDTEDKITSEAAKDTAENKLTIIKRTMKNMIGENSNCATAYHNKTPKTAIQRQRYESYIDLISIITGKSIDYAKTGVLFLIPRHISKFGKPLPYFMKYAGPSYKNQKLSRSLSNMNRLCWQLEKWDKELRFCPPSAPFDHTLMLDESVSISPERFAAVEEIYLEFCKEVRSLGREQAMIQNYDRYQNELEGRISREDARSFSMNWKYYYDLYRTRCAAVCPNEQELANIAVTLCYDKYPKRNKRFLWAVAGNGVVENIKPVSLELPERDPNGPHTYLGRRYKLIKTCWEELNLDS, encoded by the coding sequence CACCTCCTCTTTACACCGTTCGCAAGTTCCCCCTGTCCTTGCTGGCCGATCATCATCTTCACCTGAACCTTGAACCGGCGGAGGAACAGAAGTACTACATTCAGCAGCAGGACAATTTGCTTTTTCGTCAGATTCGTCTGATCACCGGAGATGAACGCACCTTTAACTGTTACTTCCTTTTCGTGGACTGCCGTGGCTGGATGAGCCGGGAGCCCTTCCTGGACCAGCTCATCCTCTCCGGTTTCACCGCAGGCAAGCAGCATTTTGTGGTGAGTGAACGTTCCGGTTCCATGACGCGAAACGCCATCCTAAGCTTTGTGGACGAAACCATAGCGGATGCCCTCAATGAACGGATAACCATGGGCGCACAACCGGGCAGGACAGTCCTGTCCAAGCTGTACGCCTACCGGGGTTTGATGCTGAGCTCCTGTCACAGCCTGCCCGGCTTTTTGCCCAAGGTGGTGGTTGTGCCCGACTGTCACCGAACCATTTCAAAACAGGTGGTCAAGTACGCGGCCGATGAGATGGTCACCTTCCGGGATCGGGAAGGCTGTGAACAACGCCAAAAACAAAAGAAGATTAAAACGGCTGTAAAATCCATCGATATTAACGCCTTCGATGGCTGCGGCATTCATCATCCCGCCCTCTCCAGGCTCATCGGGGAACGGCTGGGGTCCCTGTCGCCTCCGACCTCCATTTTATGGCGCGCTCCCTACATCAAGGGCGTCACCCACGAAATGGATTACGAAAAGTTCTATCGGGAGCGGGGAGTGGACCACATCACTGACCTATGGGGAGTAAAGCACGATTTTAAGGAACCCATGCTGATTCTGACGGAGAGCATGTACAAAGGCAAGGCCTACTTCAGCCGTCACGGGGATGCCCGGGATTGGGATGACTATTGGCGGGAATTTTATCAATACAATCATTGTCTCGGCGTGGCGAAGTGGAATTTTACCGCCGAGGAGGAACCGGTCTATACCCGTTCCAGCTATCAAATCCTCCAGGATCTCCGCCTGCCCTTCGAGCGTTTTGCCCAGTTGGCCAAAGACAGTGTGGACTGGGTGGAACAAATTCTCTCCGGTGATCCGGTGCACACCTTCTGTTTCCTGGGGCTCACCCTGGATCAGCGTAAATCCCTGAATGATTACACCCGGGCCATCTTGAAAAACCCGGCCATGCTTCGCGAGCCCACGGTGCACAAATACCTGGTGGGGCTTCTTCGCAAATACCGGGATGAGATGAAATGCGGCAAGCTCTTTCTGAAGTCCTCCTTCAAGTTTCTGGCTCCCGATCTTGTCATGCTGATGGAGCATATCGGCGGCCTCCCCCTTCGCGGCTGTCTTCCTGCCGATCGCTTCTATGCCGCAAATCTTCCTCCAGGGGAATACCTGGTCGAACGCAATCCCCATATCTGCCGTTCGGAGCATGTGATCCTGAGGGCTTCGGAGGATCCCGCCGCCGAAAAGTATTTTGGTCATCTGGCCAATGTGTGCATGGTCAGCAGCCATTCCATCGTTCCCCAGCGTCTGAACGGCGCCGATTTCGACGGCGATTTGGTGCTGGTGGCCGACAGTCCCATCATGCTGGAAGGCGTGGACCGAAAGGCCATTGCCGTGCTGGATACCGAGGACAAGATCACCTCGGAAGCGGCAAAGGATACGGCGGAAAATAAGCTCACCATCATCAAACGCACCATGAAGAACATGATCGGTGAGAACAGCAACTGCGCCACAGCCTATCACAACAAGACGCCCAAGACCGCCATTCAGCGACAGCGCTATGAGTCCTACATCGACCTCATCAGCATCATCACCGGCAAATCCATCGACTACGCCAAAACCGGCGTACTCTTCCTGATTCCCCGGCACATCTCCAAGTTCGGCAAGCCTCTGCCCTATTTCATGAAATACGCGGGCCCCAGCTACAAGAATCAAAAGCTGTCCCGCAGCCTGAGCAATATGAACCGGCTGTGCTGGCAGCTGGAAAAATGGGACAAGGAGCTCCGCTTTTGCCCGCCCTCCGCTCCCTTTGACCATACCCTCATGCTGGACGAATCCGTTTCCATTTCCCCTGAACGCTTCGCAGCCGTGGAGGAAATTTATCTGGAGTTTTGCAAGGAGGTGCGCAGCCTGGGCCGGGAACAGGCTATGATTCAAAACTATGACCGCTACCAAAATGAGCTGGAAGGCCGCATCTCCCGGGAGGATGCCCGCAGCTTCTCCATGAACTGGAAATACTACTACGACCTCTATCGGACCCGCTGCGCCGCCGTGTGCCCCAATGAGCAGGAACTGGCCAACATCGCTGTCACCCTGTGCTACGACAAGTATCCAAAGCGCAACAAGCGCTTCCTGTGGGCTGTGGCCGGAAATGGTGTGGTCGAAAATATCAAACCCGTGTCCCTGGAGCTGCCCGAACGGGACCCCAACGGACCACATACCTATTTGGGCCGGCGTTATAAACTCATAAAAACATGTTGGGAGGAATTGAATCTTGATTCATGA
- a CDS encoding beta/alpha barrel domain-containing protein, translating into MAYLEKLTSYKTQLLDLMWNSAELKALLAEEPLTREQFDSQVHGYDKNPETLAGGGVHLMVEINPVKAVNATVMDQQLVVRIVVPEAKVKADTAIRTDEIARILDELIAGNTLFGAGAPILDSAVHYQPAPNCVGRTLLYTFKAWNRRRKS; encoded by the coding sequence TTGGCCTATCTTGAGAAACTCACAAGCTATAAAACCCAGTTGCTGGACCTCATGTGGAACAGCGCCGAACTCAAAGCCCTCCTCGCCGAGGAGCCTCTCACCCGGGAACAGTTTGACAGCCAGGTCCATGGCTACGACAAGAACCCTGAAACCCTCGCCGGCGGAGGGGTCCATCTCATGGTGGAGATCAACCCCGTGAAGGCCGTGAACGCGACGGTAATGGACCAGCAGCTGGTCGTCCGGATCGTGGTCCCTGAAGCCAAAGTCAAGGCGGATACAGCCATCCGTACCGACGAGATCGCCCGGATCCTCGATGAACTGATCGCCGGAAACACCTTGTTCGGAGCCGGTGCACCCATCCTGGACAGCGCCGTCCACTACCAGCCCGCGCCAAACTGCGTTGGCCGGACTCTACTGTACACCTTCAAAGCGTGGAACCGGAGGCGGAAATCGTGA